One window of uncultured Methanoregula sp. genomic DNA carries:
- a CDS encoding DUF2769 domain-containing protein — translation MINPPKNIVEDTEENREICRKYCRICPNYKSHSLEKYQPTELFCARGNSSCPDKKEIRCFCVGCELFAKHHLRVGFFCVTH, via the coding sequence ATGATTAATCCCCCAAAAAATATTGTAGAGGATACCGAAGAGAACCGGGAGATCTGCCGGAAGTACTGCCGGATATGCCCGAACTACAAATCCCATTCCCTTGAAAAATACCAGCCCACCGAGCTCTTCTGCGCACGCGGAAACTCCTCCTGCCCGGATAAAAAAGAGATCCGGTGTTTCTGCGTGGGCTGCGAGCTCTTTGCAAAGCACCATCTCCGTGTCGGATTCTTCTGCGTAACCCACTAG
- a CDS encoding DUF2164 domain-containing protein — protein sequence MRNENPVRVTKERRDEMISEIKNYFLKERDEEIGDLAAGLIFDFIQERLAPEFYNLGVGDSHKYMGDAVEDLLSIRK from the coding sequence ATGAGAAATGAAAATCCGGTCAGGGTAACAAAAGAGAGACGGGATGAGATGATCTCTGAAATAAAAAACTATTTTTTAAAAGAGAGGGATGAAGAGATCGGTGACCTGGCTGCAGGCCTGATCTTCGATTTCATCCAGGAAAGACTTGCACCGGAATTTTACAACCTTGGCGTCGGGGATTCTCATAAATACATGGGAGACGCGGTTGAAGATCTTCTGTCAATCCGGAAATAA
- a CDS encoding peptidase domain-containing protein, with translation MKVHWIVLLVVIGAAFFAPAVSAKIVEEKDGYIISTTNGTRLLPDMSRMSLSTITQGQTELYNTYVPSGKTAFVPYLSWGSLSNSLSLTITAPDSQMGPYYDSSDGVADGRINLMISRGSGLAQGTWKSYVYGYQVTGSQTYSYSATAN, from the coding sequence ATGAAGGTTCACTGGATTGTACTTTTGGTTGTTATCGGTGCGGCATTCTTCGCACCGGCAGTATCGGCAAAGATCGTAGAAGAAAAAGACGGGTACATTATCTCAACGACAAACGGGACCCGCCTCCTTCCCGATATGTCCCGGATGAGTTTATCGACCATCACGCAGGGACAGACGGAACTCTACAACACCTACGTCCCCTCTGGAAAGACTGCATTCGTACCGTATCTCTCCTGGGGGTCACTCTCAAATTCCCTGTCGCTGACAATTACGGCTCCGGATTCCCAGATGGGTCCCTATTATGATTCTTCGGACGGGGTTGCGGACGGACGTATCAACCTGATGATCTCGAGAGGGAGCGGTCTTGCCCAGGGGACATGGAAATCATACGTATACGGGTACCAGGTAACCGGATCCCAGACGTATTCCTATTCGGCAACGGCAAATTAA
- a CDS encoding cation diffusion facilitator family transporter — protein MNTDRAAAENGSTIHTAEKERENALFLNLLASAAPAIPKIAAAVLSGSVTLYASAMKTVNEAIGVLVSWMIARKIARGDHGIYDYGMGKFENIARIITGSVMLISFVILVFAATYRIFFPASLGSSGVQAGIVIVIVMMIVDGYLGFRNYRIAIREPSPLMDAQWRLFRLKAFANLVVLLTLILTILCAGLPWAVYIDPVGSFVVMGILLYSGLRMIQSSLPDLLDQTLEEELQLVVVKELADHFHTYEQLHGVRSRRSGGNVYVDIFLEFRGDLQMCEVQDAMDEMKISLETRIPKSHVNIISTRCRDNRSTRAD, from the coding sequence ATGAACACGGACCGGGCGGCAGCCGAAAACGGGAGTACGATCCATACAGCAGAAAAGGAACGGGAAAATGCACTGTTCCTGAACCTGCTTGCGTCTGCAGCTCCCGCCATCCCCAAAATCGCCGCAGCGGTGCTCTCGGGGTCGGTTACGCTCTATGCTTCCGCCATGAAGACGGTCAACGAGGCCATCGGCGTCCTGGTTTCATGGATGATCGCCCGCAAGATTGCCCGGGGCGATCACGGCATCTATGATTACGGCATGGGAAAATTCGAGAACATTGCCCGGATCATCACCGGCAGCGTGATGCTGATATCCTTTGTCATCCTCGTCTTTGCCGCAACCTACCGGATCTTTTTCCCGGCATCTCTTGGCAGCAGCGGGGTGCAGGCAGGTATCGTGATTGTCATCGTCATGATGATCGTTGACGGGTATCTCGGGTTCCGCAATTACCGGATTGCCATTCGGGAGCCCTCGCCACTCATGGATGCCCAGTGGCGCCTCTTCCGGCTGAAAGCATTTGCAAATCTCGTGGTCCTGCTCACGCTGATCCTCACGATCCTCTGCGCAGGTCTGCCGTGGGCCGTGTATATCGATCCGGTTGGATCGTTCGTTGTCATGGGCATTCTTCTCTATTCCGGGCTCCGGATGATCCAGTCATCGCTCCCTGACCTTCTTGACCAGACTCTGGAAGAGGAACTCCAGCTCGTGGTGGTGAAGGAACTTGCAGATCATTTTCACACCTACGAACAGCTCCACGGGGTCAGGTCGCGGCGGAGCGGGGGAAACGTCTATGTCGATATCTTCCTTGAATTCAGGGGAGACCTGCAGATGTGCGAGGTGCAGGATGCGATGGACGAGATGAAGATATCCCTCGAGACCCGGATACCAAAAAGTCACGTGAATATTATCTCCACGCGCTGCAGGGACAACAGGAGCACAAGGGCGGATTGA
- a CDS encoding serpin family protein, whose protein sequence is MIAKITAVIVMYIVPSCEPGTMIKNNSGFIIILALLIVALLVAGCTGPGQHSGVNTTPASSQQGTGAASTVSTVSGDGQDPATVAEANNRFASDLYSALAAKPDATGNNLFFSPYSISSALALTAEGARGKTADEIFAVSHIPKNDTIRRSGFAAMNSVLNSAGSGYTLRVANALWAEKTHPFLPGYTDIGRQYYSANVTSLDFTDAPEASRLTINQWVEEKTDNRIKNLLSSGSITPVTRLVITNAVYFNGTWVWPFDAVKTQDAEFHPSPGKTLNARMMQNTDKTATYWYAETPDVQYIELPYVSGSGKSLSMNIILPKANDLKPAEAVLSGNNLTALQHAAEHRNVMVYFPKFNMETGYQLPDTLSGMGMPTAFLEGSADFSGMDGTTNLFISDVIHKAYIDVNEVGTESAAATAVVMNKAAIARPENPPVFRADHPFIFLIQDKESGTILFMGRVENPAGS, encoded by the coding sequence ATGATTGCGAAAATTACTGCAGTCATCGTCATGTATATCGTTCCATCCTGTGAACCGGGAACTATGATAAAAAATAATTCCGGATTCATAATCATCCTCGCACTTCTCATCGTCGCCCTGCTGGTTGCGGGATGCACCGGCCCCGGGCAACATTCCGGTGTAAATACCACTCCCGCCAGTTCCCAGCAGGGTACCGGTGCCGCATCGACCGTCTCCACGGTAAGCGGGGATGGACAGGACCCAGCAACCGTTGCAGAGGCAAACAACCGGTTTGCATCTGACCTCTATTCCGCACTTGCAGCAAAACCGGACGCCACCGGGAATAACCTGTTCTTCTCCCCGTACTCGATCTCATCGGCACTTGCCCTGACCGCTGAAGGAGCCCGGGGGAAGACTGCGGACGAGATCTTCGCGGTGTCCCACATTCCCAAAAATGATACCATCCGCCGTTCGGGTTTTGCTGCAATGAATTCAGTGTTGAACAGCGCAGGTTCCGGTTATACCCTCCGGGTGGCAAACGCACTCTGGGCCGAGAAGACCCATCCGTTCCTCCCCGGATATACTGACATTGGCCGGCAGTATTACTCAGCGAACGTCACCAGTCTTGACTTCACCGATGCCCCTGAAGCGTCACGGCTTACGATCAACCAGTGGGTTGAAGAGAAAACCGACAACAGGATCAAGAACCTGCTGTCTTCCGGCAGCATCACGCCCGTTACCCGGCTGGTTATTACCAATGCGGTATATTTCAATGGCACCTGGGTCTGGCCGTTCGATGCAGTGAAAACACAAGACGCGGAGTTCCACCCCTCACCCGGCAAAACGCTGAACGCCAGGATGATGCAAAATACTGACAAGACCGCTACGTACTGGTATGCCGAGACTCCTGATGTGCAGTATATTGAGCTGCCCTACGTATCCGGCTCAGGAAAATCCCTGTCCATGAATATCATCCTCCCGAAAGCGAACGATCTGAAACCTGCCGAAGCGGTTCTTTCCGGCAACAACCTCACTGCACTGCAGCATGCTGCGGAGCACCGGAACGTGATGGTCTATTTCCCGAAGTTCAACATGGAAACCGGGTACCAGCTGCCGGATACGCTCAGCGGGATGGGGATGCCCACCGCCTTCCTTGAGGGATCGGCAGATTTCTCCGGCATGGACGGGACAACGAACCTCTTCATCAGCGATGTCATCCACAAGGCGTATATCGATGTGAACGAGGTGGGGACCGAGTCAGCAGCGGCAACGGCGGTTGTCATGAATAAAGCTGCAATAGCCCGGCCGGAGAATCCGCCGGTTTTCAGGGCTGATCACCCATTCATTTTCTTAATCCAGGACAAGGAGTCCGGAACTATCCTCTTTATGGGCCGGGTGGAGAACCCGGCTGGTTCCTGA
- a CDS encoding BMP family ABC transporter substrate-binding protein has product MSQALSRMILASVLALLLIAAGCTSPASPKSPDVPVVYIVYGSEKGDLSYTDAAYRGIQAAQHDMPVTVREFSPKDLETLAPILNSTTGRERPGLVITVGFQYADLTRQLALQHPDIRFLAIDTSGIGSGTVQAYEITSYGDSYLSGVLAANATRTGHVGIILGMQSALLDTFLRGYTDGARAANSSIIVEHAYVRQNSTEGFADPEQAGRIAEAMYRNGTDVIFMASGYSNTGGFDAAKTGTGRYAIGTDSDQSHLGPKIVLASAIKRVDRVVYTGISRYVNGTFAGGNTVAGLKEGVTGMIYNPEFEYQNATVSAWEARAQAAEAVDLSSRDQPGRA; this is encoded by the coding sequence ATGAGTCAGGCCCTCTCCCGGATGATACTCGCGTCTGTCCTCGCACTGCTCCTCATTGCTGCCGGTTGTACTTCCCCGGCGTCACCGAAATCGCCGGATGTCCCGGTCGTGTATATCGTGTACGGTTCCGAGAAAGGCGATCTCTCGTATACCGATGCCGCGTACCGGGGCATCCAGGCAGCGCAGCATGACATGCCGGTAACGGTGCGGGAGTTCTCGCCAAAGGATCTCGAAACCCTGGCACCCATTCTCAACAGTACCACGGGCAGGGAGCGCCCCGGTCTTGTTATAACCGTCGGCTTCCAGTACGCGGATCTGACCCGTCAGCTTGCCCTGCAGCACCCGGACATCCGGTTCCTTGCCATTGATACCTCAGGAATCGGGTCTGGTACGGTACAGGCCTACGAGATCACCTCCTATGGCGACAGTTACCTATCCGGAGTCCTTGCGGCAAATGCAACCCGGACCGGGCATGTCGGGATCATCCTGGGGATGCAGTCGGCCCTGCTCGACACATTCCTCCGCGGTTACACGGATGGTGCCCGGGCGGCCAACAGCTCGATCATTGTTGAGCATGCGTATGTGCGGCAGAACTCCACGGAGGGCTTCGCCGACCCGGAGCAGGCAGGACGGATTGCCGAAGCAATGTACCGCAACGGTACTGACGTGATCTTCATGGCTTCCGGGTACTCAAACACCGGGGGATTCGATGCAGCAAAGACCGGTACCGGGAGATATGCCATCGGTACGGATTCCGATCAGTCACATCTTGGCCCGAAGATTGTACTGGCGTCCGCAATAAAGCGGGTAGACCGTGTTGTCTATACCGGTATCTCCCGGTACGTCAACGGGACATTCGCGGGCGGCAATACGGTTGCCGGGCTCAAAGAGGGGGTAACCGGTATGATCTATAACCCGGAATTCGAATATCAGAATGCAACGGTGAGTGCGTGGGAAGCACGGGCACAGGCAGCTGAAGCAGTGGATCTCAGCTCTCGTGATCAGCCGGGGCGGGCTTAG
- a CDS encoding M23 family metallopeptidase — protein MSAILKFLITIIAVAAVLGSGCTQPAPVQQADHGAPVLNMTVPFGPIPVQSHDRVNLAYELELVPADGRVPVVEKVEVFDPATGTILFAADGDLLAALYHPAAIPPPTPAEIRNGTGKVPSPRVSIWFVTTPGAVPGRLSHRVTLNRTATGQPPLTLTGADVTVRKDMAPVVVGSPMQGPGWLAMETTSPFTHHFGAQITMNGVTRVPQRYAQDWIYVNPVTGQVAAGNASLARNYYGFGREIHSVANGTVMAAGDGLPDIETIYSAPPGSVETLAGNYVIVDIGNRKYACYAHMVNGSVRVKAGDIVNEGQVLGLMGNSGNSDLPHLHFQVVTDTASFLGAEGYPHVYRSFEVIGGVNETLAAERFSDPSRSREQVWSEFGSVVTFFTPYSQQNRLVENNAIVRFP, from the coding sequence ATGTCAGCGATCCTGAAGTTCCTCATCACCATTATTGCCGTTGCAGCAGTTCTTGGTTCCGGATGCACCCAGCCGGCCCCGGTGCAGCAGGCAGACCATGGTGCACCGGTCCTGAATATGACCGTGCCATTCGGACCAATCCCGGTCCAAAGCCATGACAGGGTTAACCTTGCGTACGAACTCGAACTTGTACCGGCCGATGGCAGGGTGCCGGTTGTGGAGAAAGTCGAGGTCTTCGACCCGGCCACGGGAACGATCCTCTTTGCCGCAGATGGCGACCTGCTGGCCGCCCTCTACCACCCGGCCGCCATCCCGCCGCCAACGCCCGCCGAGATCCGGAACGGTACGGGAAAAGTCCCTTCACCCCGCGTCTCGATCTGGTTCGTGACAACCCCCGGTGCCGTGCCGGGCCGGCTCTCTCACCGGGTTACGCTGAACCGGACCGCAACCGGCCAACCCCCGCTCACGCTTACCGGTGCCGATGTTACCGTACGGAAGGACATGGCCCCGGTTGTTGTCGGCTCTCCCATGCAGGGCCCGGGCTGGCTTGCCATGGAAACTACGTCACCATTCACCCACCATTTCGGTGCCCAGATCACCATGAACGGGGTGACCCGGGTTCCCCAGCGCTATGCCCAGGACTGGATTTACGTTAACCCGGTGACCGGCCAGGTAGCCGCAGGCAATGCGTCGCTAGCCAGGAATTATTACGGGTTTGGCAGGGAGATCCATTCAGTTGCCAATGGGACGGTTATGGCGGCCGGGGACGGTCTCCCGGATATCGAAACAATCTACTCCGCTCCTCCGGGATCGGTTGAAACCCTGGCCGGGAATTACGTTATCGTTGACATCGGGAACAGGAAATACGCCTGCTATGCCCACATGGTCAACGGTTCGGTCCGGGTAAAAGCCGGCGATATTGTCAACGAAGGCCAGGTGCTCGGCCTGATGGGCAACAGCGGGAACTCCGATCTCCCGCACCTCCACTTCCAGGTCGTGACGGATACTGCATCGTTCCTGGGTGCCGAGGGCTATCCCCACGTGTACCGATCGTTCGAGGTGATCGGCGGGGTCAACGAGACCCTTGCAGCGGAGCGCTTCTCCGATCCATCCCGTTCCCGGGAACAGGTGTGGTCGGAATTTGGCAGCGTTGTCACGTTCTTCACGCCGTACTCCCAGCAAAACCGGCTCGTGGAGAACAATGCGATTGTCAGGTTCCCCTGA
- the fhcD gene encoding formylmethanofuran--tetrahydromethanopterin N-formyltransferase, whose protein sequence is MEINGTRILDTFAEAFPIWLSRVIITAATREWAYKAAVEATGFATSKIGCPCEAGIERFLSPEETPDGRPGISILICAEKKNMRANVAGRISQCILPAPTTSAFDGLPDAASRFHIRMHYFGDRYEERCVVGGRNCWKIPVMEGMYVGEEGYGTVKGIAGGNFLVMGRDRQSALAGAEAAMEKITGKEGVITSFAGGIVGSGSKVGCANYRFPMPASTSHRWCPGLKNRIPDSLVPEGVSSIYEIVMNGLDEPSVMNAMRAGIRAAAETGNVLYIGASNFDGKLGQHRLSLHDLF, encoded by the coding sequence ATGGAGATCAACGGCACCCGGATACTCGATACTTTTGCCGAGGCATTCCCGATCTGGCTCTCAAGGGTCATTATCACGGCAGCAACCCGGGAATGGGCGTACAAGGCAGCAGTTGAAGCAACGGGATTTGCCACATCCAAGATAGGATGTCCCTGCGAGGCGGGAATCGAGCGGTTCCTTTCCCCGGAAGAGACGCCGGATGGCAGGCCCGGGATCTCGATCCTGATCTGTGCCGAGAAGAAGAACATGAGAGCAAATGTTGCCGGCAGGATCTCCCAGTGCATCCTCCCGGCCCCGACAACTTCTGCCTTCGACGGACTTCCCGACGCCGCATCCCGGTTCCATATACGGATGCACTATTTCGGGGACCGGTATGAAGAACGGTGCGTGGTAGGGGGAAGGAACTGCTGGAAAATTCCCGTCATGGAAGGTATGTACGTCGGGGAGGAAGGGTACGGGACGGTAAAGGGAATTGCCGGCGGAAACTTCCTGGTCATGGGCAGGGACCGGCAATCCGCCCTTGCCGGTGCGGAAGCCGCCATGGAAAAAATTACCGGCAAGGAGGGGGTCATCACCAGTTTTGCGGGCGGCATTGTGGGAAGCGGTTCCAAGGTAGGGTGCGCCAACTATCGCTTCCCGATGCCGGCAAGCACCAGCCATCGCTGGTGCCCGGGCCTGAAGAACCGGATTCCCGACTCGCTGGTACCTGAGGGGGTATCTTCCATTTATGAGATCGTCATGAACGGCCTTGACGAGCCCTCGGTCATGAATGCGATGAGAGCAGGTATCCGGGCGGCAGCGGAGACCGGCAATGTCCTGTATATCGGGGCATCAAATTTCGACGGGAAACTCGGGCAGCACCGGTTATCCCTCCACGATCTGTTCTGA
- a CDS encoding histidine phosphatase family protein produces MKPGDYVLDLLNNAPKNKRTIVLLRHSARNPFDGMPEHLREGVEITPEGVRMARAFGESLGEIFSGNHLFLGHTVARRCRMTAESIADAYSPADRVRILGCQPQVDSPVVNPDNYVALRNELGWREGIRRWLDEEISGDTMRNPRTYADEILHNLLSFPQAGERDLLIVVAHDITLFPIVFRLFGKNVTAVEFLNGIVITADKTTATIRYNDANVSLETKRDIV; encoded by the coding sequence ATGAAACCCGGAGATTATGTCCTGGACCTCCTCAACAATGCACCAAAGAACAAAAGGACAATCGTCCTCTTACGCCATTCAGCAAGGAATCCGTTTGACGGAATGCCTGAGCACCTGCGGGAAGGCGTTGAAATAACCCCCGAAGGAGTTCGCATGGCCCGGGCGTTCGGCGAATCGCTGGGGGAAATCTTCAGCGGCAACCACTTGTTTCTCGGTCACACGGTTGCCCGCCGGTGCAGGATGACCGCGGAGTCTATCGCAGACGCATATTCCCCTGCGGACCGTGTCCGGATCCTGGGGTGCCAGCCGCAGGTGGACAGCCCGGTGGTGAATCCTGACAACTATGTTGCTCTCCGGAATGAGCTGGGCTGGCGCGAGGGCATCCGGCGATGGCTTGATGAGGAGATCAGCGGGGATACGATGCGGAATCCCCGCACCTATGCCGATGAGATTTTACATAACCTGCTATCTTTTCCGCAGGCCGGCGAACGGGATCTGCTTATCGTAGTAGCCCATGACATCACGCTCTTCCCGATTGTCTTCCGCCTTTTTGGGAAAAATGTAACCGCGGTCGAGTTCCTGAACGGGATTGTTATTACTGCCGATAAAACTACTGCAACCATCCGGTATAATGATGCAAACGTTTCATTGGAAACCAAGCGGGATATCGTATAA
- a CDS encoding 3'-5' exonuclease — protein sequence MLLFLDTETTGLPKSSPNDIEKWPRVVQLAWALYDSNGNRESRNSFIIYPTDFTIPGDSARIHGITTDRAKREGISLHKVLPQFNADVERSSKVIAHNLAFDLPIVRTEFLRCRLETNLATKQTFCTMKTPQIISWCRLPSKSGTRYKWPTLNELHLQLFGTEFAGSHNAGADVEACARCYFELRKRGIIE from the coding sequence GTGCTTCTTTTCCTCGACACGGAAACCACCGGTCTGCCAAAATCCTCCCCAAACGATATTGAAAAATGGCCGAGAGTGGTCCAGCTGGCCTGGGCATTATACGACAGCAACGGCAATCGTGAGAGCCGGAACAGTTTTATCATTTACCCGACGGATTTCACCATACCCGGGGACTCTGCGAGGATTCACGGCATAACAACCGACAGGGCAAAAAGAGAAGGGATCTCGCTCCATAAAGTGCTCCCGCAGTTCAATGCCGATGTGGAGAGATCGTCAAAAGTCATTGCCCATAATCTTGCGTTCGACCTGCCGATCGTGAGAACCGAGTTTTTGCGATGCAGGCTTGAAACAAATCTCGCAACCAAACAGACATTCTGCACGATGAAAACCCCGCAGATAATTTCCTGGTGCAGACTTCCCTCAAAATCGGGCACGAGATACAAATGGCCGACGCTGAATGAATTGCATCTGCAGTTATTCGGGACGGAATTTGCAGGCAGCCATAATGCAGGTGCTGACGTGGAAGCCTGTGCACGATGTTATTTCGAGTTGCGTAAGAGGGGAATTATCGAATAG
- a CDS encoding DUF2769 domain-containing protein has translation MIDSTKPVVEDTEENRQLCRKYCVNCQNYRIHSLEKHQPTELFCSRGQSSATSMKIIGCFCPACELFTKHHLRGGYFCVRR, from the coding sequence ATGATTGATTCCACCAAACCGGTTGTAGAGGATACCGAAGAGAACCGGCAGCTCTGCAGGAAGTACTGCGTAAACTGCCAGAACTACAGGATCCATTCCCTTGAAAAACACCAGCCCACGGAGCTCTTCTGCTCACGCGGACAGTCATCAGCCACCTCAATGAAAATAATTGGCTGCTTCTGCCCGGCCTGCGAACTCTTCACAAAACACCATCTCCGTGGCGGATACTTCTGCGTAAGGCGCTAG
- a CDS encoding cation:dicarboxylase symporter family transporter yields MRLPRLNLTAWILLGFLLGIIAGVFFGDLCSNLKPLGEAFIKTWQITILPSVALSLIVGIGSLRRDTAKAIALKAGLILLLFWVICVVGYFSFQLAFPPRMEASFFSTQDLAGNVDINLIDQFIPSNPFLSLSDGIIPATVLFCLFLGFALMLDDGSGPIVSILRTLLRALDRMTHIIALTFPVGIFVITAVMAGTLTVEGFLDLQVFLITLAAAAVLLGLVVMPLLITCFTTFSYRDILAASSRAMLLAFSTGTEFITLPLISEGVEKLFRGRDWDPDHHNESDADQVGDRTGNRAGDPGGDRNQDPVRGEVRSYSEILVPVAYTFPLLGGLVPFLFILFVAWLYKNPLDLVDQLQLIVVGIPSFFGSSKLSVISLLNLMHLPADAYNLYISSGILRQAFVAPLSVISIFSFSTITIALTTNRARFRWKRAIISVLVVLVLAAVLIAGLHAGFTYLLAGTYHGGDQISRIELPPDSEGRPLASVVNTTVYLHKEDVPAIVPTDYGRKDEIRQIRERGVLRVGYSSNNVPFVFRNDMGELVGYDVEMAYDLARTLNVSKIEFVPITGTTLAESLDSGYCDIIMSAVVVNAERLDQMKFTDPTVTVHLAFVVPDGEKDEFTQLDAVKKMDGLRVAVYNNTALVKVAHQLLPNATIVPIDTKEEFFVGRTADALMIPAEEGYTLTLQYPFYGVAIIQPYDSYLMMYGYPVAKDSSESYLLALNYWIRMEKDYGMLDKKYDYWVLGKIPGSVEPRWSIVRNVLHWVA; encoded by the coding sequence ATGAGACTGCCCCGCCTGAATCTCACTGCCTGGATACTGCTGGGTTTCCTCCTTGGAATTATTGCCGGGGTATTCTTTGGCGATCTCTGCTCGAACTTAAAACCACTCGGCGAGGCATTCATCAAGACCTGGCAGATCACGATCCTGCCATCCGTTGCCCTCTCCCTTATTGTTGGTATCGGGAGCCTGAGGCGGGACACGGCAAAAGCAATCGCCCTCAAAGCAGGCCTGATCCTCCTGCTGTTCTGGGTCATCTGTGTTGTAGGATATTTCTCGTTCCAGCTGGCGTTTCCCCCCCGGATGGAGGCCTCATTTTTCAGCACCCAGGACCTGGCCGGGAACGTTGATATCAACCTTATCGACCAGTTCATACCGTCAAATCCCTTCCTGTCCTTATCGGACGGGATCATCCCTGCCACCGTGCTCTTCTGCCTGTTCCTGGGCTTTGCCCTGATGCTGGACGACGGGAGCGGGCCGATTGTGAGCATTCTCCGGACGCTGCTGCGGGCGCTCGACCGCATGACGCATATCATTGCCCTGACCTTTCCTGTCGGTATCTTTGTCATAACTGCCGTGATGGCCGGGACCCTGACCGTTGAGGGTTTCCTGGATCTCCAGGTATTTTTAATCACTCTCGCAGCGGCAGCTGTCCTGCTCGGTCTCGTTGTCATGCCCCTCTTAATCACCTGTTTCACCACCTTCAGCTACCGGGACATCCTTGCTGCATCCTCACGGGCCATGCTCCTCGCATTCTCGACCGGCACGGAATTCATCACCCTGCCGCTGATCAGCGAAGGGGTGGAGAAACTCTTCCGGGGCAGGGACTGGGATCCCGATCACCACAACGAAAGCGATGCGGATCAGGTCGGGGACCGGACCGGGAACCGGGCCGGTGACCCGGGTGGAGACCGGAACCAGGATCCTGTCCGGGGAGAAGTCCGGTCGTACAGCGAAATCCTGGTGCCGGTAGCCTATACGTTCCCGCTGCTTGGCGGGCTCGTCCCCTTCCTCTTTATCCTTTTCGTGGCCTGGCTTTACAAGAACCCGCTGGATCTCGTGGATCAGCTGCAGCTCATCGTTGTGGGGATCCCCAGTTTCTTTGGCTCGTCCAAGCTCTCGGTGATATCCCTCCTGAACCTGATGCACCTCCCCGCTGACGCGTACAACCTGTACATCAGTTCGGGGATCCTGCGCCAGGCTTTTGTGGCACCCCTGAGCGTCATATCGATCTTCTCGTTTTCCACCATTACGATTGCGCTCACCACGAACCGGGCCCGGTTCCGGTGGAAGAGAGCGATCATATCGGTCCTGGTCGTCCTTGTACTGGCAGCAGTCCTGATTGCCGGGCTGCACGCAGGCTTCACGTACCTGCTGGCCGGTACCTATCATGGAGGTGACCAGATCTCCCGGATCGAACTGCCTCCTGATTCGGAGGGCCGACCGCTTGCCAGTGTCGTGAACACAACGGTCTACCTGCACAAGGAAGATGTCCCGGCCATTGTTCCCACGGACTATGGCAGAAAAGATGAGATCCGGCAGATACGGGAGAGAGGCGTGCTCCGTGTCGGGTACAGCAGCAACAATGTCCCGTTCGTATTCAGGAACGATATGGGCGAACTGGTGGGATACGATGTTGAGATGGCTTACGACCTGGCCCGGACCCTGAATGTCTCCAAGATCGAGTTTGTTCCCATCACGGGGACCACCCTTGCCGAATCCCTCGACAGCGGCTATTGCGATATCATCATGTCTGCGGTCGTGGTTAATGCCGAGAGACTCGACCAGATGAAATTCACCGACCCGACCGTTACCGTCCACCTGGCATTCGTTGTGCCGGACGGGGAAAAGGACGAGTTCACGCAGCTCGATGCCGTGAAGAAGATGGACGGCCTGAGAGTTGCCGTGTACAACAATACGGCGCTTGTCAAAGTCGCTCACCAGCTCCTTCCCAACGCAACCATTGTCCCGATCGACACGAAGGAAGAGTTCTTTGTCGGGAGAACGGCGGATGCGCTCATGATCCCTGCCGAGGAAGGATATACCCTGACCCTGCAGTACCCGTTTTACGGCGTGGCCATCATCCAGCCCTATGATTCCTACCTGATGATGTACGGGTACCCGGTAGCAAAGGACAGCAGCGAATCCTATCTCCTTGCCTTGAACTACTGGATCAGGATGGAAAAGGACTACGGGATGCTTGACAAAAAATACGATTACTGGGTGCTTGGTAAAATCCCGGGATCGGTCGAACCCCGGTGGTCCATAGTGAGAAACGTGCTGCACTGGGTAGCCTGA